The Manihot esculenta cultivar AM560-2 chromosome 17, M.esculenta_v8, whole genome shotgun sequence genome contains the following window.
AGTTTAAAACCTACAAAAAGTTCAATGGATTAACATTCAGCAACCCCATATAACTGGATTACAAATGATAGCATCCACTCCCTGTTCATGTACTGTTGAAATAGCATACACTAATGCACTGATCTAAACATAGCCCAGGACCTAGCACAAGTGTAGGATATGGATGAAGACCTACAGGTCAGATCAAACATAGCCCACTGTTACAGGTCCTAGGAAACAAATTCATGATGAGACTCCCTGCAAACTAACTAGATTTAAGAAGTAATGCGAAATAATTCCAGTAACCAATAATTCCTCCTTGAAGTGATAAGCTATGGATTGGTAAGGAGCAAATCATTTAAAATGATAATCTTCAGATGATATATTCAATgtgtaaaaatttattgatcAAGATAAACATAAAAAATGTCATGCAAAGAGAAAGATTCCTAACCTTCAGATGCAAAGTGATCCTTCCATCACCCGAGTCTGCCAAATGATAAGCTTCAACGTAGCATGGATCACTGCTACCCGTCAAAGTACATGCAGCAGGCATAACCTTTAATAATTTAGAATCAATTCCTTTTGTCAGCAAAATAGTTAATTCACTAGGATCTGGCCTCCACAGCTCTAAAATAGCCTTGTGAACCAATCCTTCTAGCTTCCTGTCCTGGGAGGCAGCTGCTTCATAAAACTGCACAGTAAATTTGTGATGGCTAAATGGATAGTCTCCACTGGCTTCACTAACCCCAGCCCACCTgggaaaaaaattaactatctcAATATCCAATCTAGAAAAGCTAATACCATTAACCTGAGAAAAAAGCAAGTGCTGTAGAAGACAAGTAAGAAAAAGGCTATTGGACAAGATAATTCAAAGGTTTGCGAAAAATCACATTTATATCTTAAACTTTATTTCTTGGACAATTAAGCCAAAACTTTAACATTAGCCACAATTTTAACCAATAGCCTAAATTGAACTTTAAAAAATGAAGAGTAAATTACAATTCAGtccttaaagttttattttataaacctttaaaataaatatttttatttgtcatatccttatttatcattattaaatttatgtaaatgATTTCAAAGTTACTTAATATCAACGAGATAATCCATTAAAAgtttaaagtaaatatttatGCTCAATAATATTGAAATCATGTACATAAGTTTCATGAgctaaaagaaattttaaatactattaaaattaatttaaaattattattttgttattctaatgtaaaaaaattaagatatgtTAAATTTGATTTAGACCTAATTTCCACAATTCTTTAATTATTGAGAAGGGAAAAATAATGTAATTAACAAAACAGGACATTGTTGAATTTAATAGacatagttaaaataaaaatatttatttcaaaggaccattttattaatcaaataaaacttCAAGAACTATATTATAGTTTactattaacttttttaaattcaattcaatggaTTGGCTAAAATCGTGATTACTATTAAAGTTTTGACTTTATTATCCAAGAATTTTATTTCGCAAACATGTGGATTATTTTGTGCAAtagacaaaaaaagaaaagaaaaagaaaaacatgcaGATATGGGGAAATACTTGCACCTTTCTCCAAATTCCATTTCATTAACATCAACCCCTTACTCTACAACCCAACCAACAAAGTAAGCGATGAAGTGCAAGATGCAACAAGCCAACAACAGAATGAGAATTAAAAGTACAATTGTTTTACCTTTATTAGGTACATCATTGCTTTTATCAATGCTATCTCTAGAATTAGATGATGATTTGAAAAAGTTCTAGAAGTCCTATAAACTGTGAAACACCAGACAACAAGAGGAAAATCCGTTATACTTTTCTATTTCTAAAGCCTTTTGATAGACCTCTATTGTCCAAGGAGAATGAAGCATGAGATCTCATTAACTAATTGTTTTCAATCCATTAATAAACCAGTTAAGAGTACAATAAAAGGGTCCTCTACAATATCACATCTAAAAGAGTTCATCAAATTGTTGCATGTAATCACCAACAATGGAATTGTTTACTGGACAAATACTTCTCCTTCAGTTTCTGATTCATGACTGCTCCAAATTGCGTATAACACTTTGCTTACATATGTTAAAGGCTTTTGCTATGGTTGACAATTAATTTGAACTAGAGAAAATGAGAATTTCTTTCTCCATAATTTGAGAATTTGTTTCTCAGCCCTTTTAGAATTTCTTTCACTCCCTCTGTTCCCCATGCTTTTACTAGTTCTACATCAGTAAGTGGAGAAAGAAAGAATTTGAGTAGCACCTATTTTGATGTAGATAGAATTATAATTCAGATCAGCAATAATATGTCCTACTCACTTTAGCAACAACATTAAGAAATATGATATAAGCAAATTTGGACTTACAGTTATGCTTGAAACGTTTCACCATCAAATTCAGAATTATAGCAATAATATGAAATGCACACCTATTATCTGGATGGTTTTGAACATATTTAATTCTCTGCAATATCATACGGCACTGATGCTTGTTGACAGAATCAGCCAACCCACTGTTTCTGAACTCTTCCAGCTCTTTAGTTAGTAACTGGCCAGCCCTAAGGTTACGTGATCCCAACCGCTGAGCACTTAAAAGAACTGCTTGAACATCTTGAAGCCTATTTGATGTGTTTGCAGATGAATCAATATTGAATAAGACCTTGTGGATATTTGATATAATAATGTTCAAGGTATCCTCAGGGTCATCGGCTAGAAGTGGATCAAGACCATCTAGATTTATGTGTTCTGCAATTGCCCAAATAAGACGGGCAAATACTCTTGGGCTACTTACCTGttaaattgataaataattaaaacagcaaTTCTTACCcataaattatattatctaaAAAAATGGGATGAGAACGTGAACGTGAGCTTTTACAAAAAATTGGACATGACTAATAGTATGAAAATAGAGATGAGAAAATATTAAAGCAAATAAAGAATATTCCTTCACAAATAACAACCATATGATATTGAATTTGCCCTGAATCTTCCAAATGAACATTTCTTATAGTCATGAGGAAACATAAAATATGTGCAGGAAGAACAATTCTTAACGACTATCTTCCACATTCCAAACATAAAAAATAGACACCAATAGACTGAGTTGAGAACATAAATATATGATACACTTAGTGCAAATCACATAATAGCTAGTTAGTCTAGGATTAGTGGCTAATGTTTCATTGTTAGCAAATGAAGTATTTGATACAACTTACACACCTGACGTAGATCCTTCACAAGTTCCCGTTGCAAGTTTTGGAGTCTTGTCTCATTTAAGATCTGATCTTGAGAAGCACCATCTTTGATGGTTTTTACACCTCCTCGGGTATCATAGATATGGCACAGCCTTACAAGCAACTTCAGATAGCAATCAATTGCATAGGTCCTGCCATCACAGTCCCATTTGACACAAGGCCTACAGACTTCAACTACTTCCAAAGCCGGCTCTGTCCAGTTCAGTGCACCATAACCAGTTCCATAAGCCAAAGCTCCAATCACTCTGCTCTCCATTCCTGAGTTGGTTTGTTCAGGCAATGGAAGAGATAACTGGAAGCAACTCTCCACCAGAGATGCCACTAACTCCTCCCTAaataagcttttgcttgtcacACTATTGAGATCATCCCTTATTCTAGCATCCTCAAAAAGAGAAGCAATATCAGTGCCTGCAAGAGGTTTCTGACCTCTTCGTACACTTTCCTTAGCAAAAAGATCAACACAAAGAGCTGTACGACAAATACATGCTAAAGCATGCATACGGTCTGATTCTGCCCTCAGATTTCTCACCATGAGAAGCAACCTTTTAAACAGTGAACCCTTCATAAGCACAAACTTGATAGTGTcaaaaaaatcaacaaaataacGTTATTCTAgttaaaaatcaaaaaatcaaCAGAATTTGCCTACATTATTCTAGTTTACAAGCCCCATATAAGAAAAATGCATAAGCttcttaattaaaaagaagAATCAAAATCATACCTGCATATGAAGATCAAGGAGGTGCAAATTGGTAACAACAGCTCGAACAATACTCTCCCTCGCCGAAGAAAATTCCTGCCTATCCCAAAGAGTCAAAATGGCAATAGTAGATAGCGAAGCCCACTCCGGCTTGCCTCCAGGAACATCAGCCAAGTACAACATATTAATTCCCACCTCAAAAATCAAGGCCGGATCCAAAGACGACACTAAGAAGGGTGCCAAATGTGTAACCACATCAGAAACTCCAACCAACTTTTCTGCATTGGAGTCCACCACGCTATCATTGGCACCACTGGCCGCCGCCTTGGATACCTTCCTGATCACCTCGACTTTCCCCGACGCGACTGCTTTTACTGAATACACGAGTGGGAACACCGTGGCCCTAAAGTTCTCTACAGGTAAGATCAATGACCTTGACATTAAAGCATTTCTTCTCTTCCAAACGAAATCCACCATCGATGAAACCCAATTAGACCTAATCGCTAATGAATTTTCACTATCAACTAGCTTATCACCCGCCAATCGACTCATTCTCTTCGAATCAAACTCTTGAAACAACCTCCCAACTGATTCAAATGCGACTTTGGCAACGGCATCGGATTTATCCAACATGTTTTGCCCAATTCTTGCCCACCAATTAGAGACCTTATCAAGCAAATTCACATTGTTTTCACAAAGAGTGACCATATCATCCCGCGCCAAAATGCAACCAAGTGTTTCAGTAATCGAAAACCGCAAATTATCGCTACTAGAATCGAAGCATCCAGAGATTTCAGCATTGGAATCCATAATCAGTTTAGAAAGCGAATAGGAGGGCATAGCAGCAAGAATAGAGACAGCAGCGGCAGTGACATCAGGATCGGGGAAGTGGAGATCAGAACGAACACCAGTGCATACAGAGTCCCATAGATCAGCAGTGAGGCGCGTGGATCGAATCAAGTCAAAAGAGAGCTTCTTACAAATGGCGGATGCAGGTGCAGCGACGATCTCTTCCACGGCGGCCTTGGCGATGATAGAAATGTCACGGCCAGCAGCGGACTGCTGGAGAGCTTGGAGGAGAGCACCGGATTGGCGTAAAGCATCATTGGAGCGGAGGTCTGCTTGGATCTGAGCGAAGAGTATGTCCATCTTGGTCTATGCAGAGACCAAGATTCGACGGTTTACCTAGGatcaagaagcagaagaaggatTTTGCTTTAAAGGGTATGATTTGGAAATTGGAACATGGAGAACTTGAAACAAAATTTGATTGGAAATGGAGAGACGATGGAGGGAAGATGACGAGAAGAGCACAGCAGCGTGAGTGAGCTCTGTCGTCCGTGGGAGCCCGGAGGAGTTGTCTCGGTGGCTGGGTGGGTCAACGAGATGGTTATGGTCCATGGGCCATAGTTCCTTATGTCCTAGTGGGCTCGAACTATTAGGGCCCATATTGATCTGTTTGTAAGAAAATGCTGCCCTTGTCTCATACTCTCATATttctaatttcatatttttttacatttatttcCCTTTTACCCTGGCATAATTCAAATGAAAATTACCCAACttcaattgaaatatttttaattaaatatttgatttgatttagtttAGTATAGTCgaatattttattctttatctcttattttaagtattttataattcaattaaaatattttaaatttaattatagcttaatttttatattattaaaatggtAAAGCcttagtaattaattagtttaaatcagttttatttaatttttttaattaaaatgaaattaattaaattttttaaaacttaaaattaaattgaaataaaaaaatataaaataaaattaagatctcatttattttatcatatttgtTAGTGtttaagatatttaaaaaattcaattaataaaaaatactttttaaattaaataaaaaataaattatttaaaaaaataatttttttcttttaaaaagagAATCATTTTTCATACGTTAACATttttattaaagttttatatataaattttttaataaattttatttttaaaattaaaattaaataataaaaagtaaactATTTTTTacagtaaataattttttaaaaaatattttttaaatataaattattttctgtaaataaataaatgttaaaattttaaattaattcagttgttCATTGGATTTCAGCCCAATACCGTTAATCCCTGCTAAAGActcgcatttttttttttaaactgggCAGTGCTTAGTCTACGATCCAAACTCCAAAGCGCAGCCCAACCAGAAAGCCCAGAAAATTAATTGGCCAGAAAAAGATAGAATGGCAGAGCAGATGATTCATATTCACCGGCCGTCTTCTTCCTGCGCTCTTCATTTGGATCTCTGAGCTGCTGCTGCTCTTTTGACCGCTCCCATCTCCACTCTCATCCCGTAAGTTCACTGACTATTTCTCTATCTCTTTGATCCTTTCCTACTTTTCTTTTCGATCTATTAACCGTGCTAGGGTTTACATGCCCATTAATGTGTAGTCGCTCCCCTTTTAGCTGCTATTTTTCTTAGAGCATGGGATATCGTTGTATCAGTTGCTTGTTTAGTGAAAGTGAAAATTCTCTTAACTTTTTGAGAATATTGAAGTTATGATTGCTGCAATTGAGATTTATTTGGATGATGTTTTTTTCTATTTAGAATTATCTTTTGCCATCAAGAGTTTGGCATTTTTTCGGGTATTCGTTTGCGCGTTTAATTATGGTtatatatgtgttgtttttgaTTTGTTCAGCTAAAGGCAGAGGCAGACGGAATTTTGTCCTTTTGTTTTTTTCATGGTCGTATGTTATGTGTTTTCAAGGGCTTGTTTT
Protein-coding sequences here:
- the LOC110604360 gene encoding protein TPLATE, producing MDILFAQIQADLRSNDALRQSGALLQALQQSAAGRDISIIAKAAVEEIVAAPASAICKKLSFDLIRSTRLTADLWDSVCTGVRSDLHFPDPDVTAAAVSILAAMPSYSLSKLIMDSNAEISGCFDSSSDNLRFSITETLGCILARDDMVTLCENNVNLLDKVSNWWARIGQNMLDKSDAVAKVAFESVGRLFQEFDSKRMSRLAGDKLVDSENSLAIRSNWVSSMVDFVWKRRNALMSRSLILPVENFRATVFPLVYSVKAVASGKVEVIRKVSKAAASGANDSVVDSNAEKLVGVSDVVTHLAPFLVSSLDPALIFEVGINMLYLADVPGGKPEWASLSTIAILTLWDRQEFSSARESIVRAVVTNLHLLDLHMQGSLFKRLLLMVRNLRAESDRMHALACICRTALCVDLFAKESVRRGQKPLAGTDIASLFEDARIRDDLNSVTSKSLFREELVASLVESCFQLSLPLPEQTNSGMESRVIGALAYGTGYGALNWTEPALEVVEVCRPCVKWDCDGRTYAIDCYLKLLVRLCHIYDTRGGVKTIKDGASQDQILNETRLQNLQRELVKDLRQVSSPRVFARLIWAIAEHINLDGLDPLLADDPEDTLNIIISNIHKVLFNIDSSANTSNRLQDVQAVLLSAQRLGSRNLRAGQLLTKELEEFRNSGLADSVNKHQCRMILQRIKYVQNHPDNRWAGVSEASGDYPFSHHKFTVQFYEAAASQDRKLEGLVHKAILELWRPDPSELTILLTKGIDSKLLKVMPAACTLTGSSDPCYVEAYHLADSGDGRITLHLKVLNLTELELNRVDIRVGLSGALYFMDGSPQAVRQLRNLVSQDPVLCSVTVGVSHFERCALWVQVLYYPFYGSGAIGDYDGDYTEEDPQIMRQKRSSRPELGEPVILRCQPYKIPLTELLLPHKISPVEFFRLWPSLPAVVEYTGMYIYEGSGFKATAAQQYGSSPFLSGLKSLSSKPFHKVCSHIIRTVAGFQLCYAAKTWFGGFVGMMVFGASEVSRNVDLGDETTTMLCKFVVRASDASITKEIESDLQGWLDDLTDGGVEYMPEEEVKEAAAERLRISMERIALLKAAEPPPKTPKSDDEEEVEDTEEKDKEKNDGEKDGKPKGTLSKLTAEEVEHMALQAAVLQEWHMLCKERSTQVN